A single region of the Zootoca vivipara chromosome 2, rZooViv1.1, whole genome shotgun sequence genome encodes:
- the LOC118080876 gene encoding epidermal differentiation-specific protein-like, which translates to MGDAPAKVGMPAKQPSVNKIIVYDKANFEGLSKEFTCDIPDLHDLDFGDCISSLKVIGQPWVAYKASKFEGDGFAFEEGDYEAIDKNNKISSLRLVHYDLSDPQITLYELPNYEGQSKVVKEETNLTYGYFNDRVSSHVVQSGVWLLYKHPNRGGWCHIAWPGERVHDYKTELDFDDSLSHLRPLQAGRPIVTTKLLWDQKKVEDEKDILIDEIVGTNCTEYEQAFTANTCREYNATVIQSFHFSNTTSLKLGFSFQVTVGGANVLVVEKGKHESTTTSEKVEVMLPAKIPPCTQLTIQVVKKETTTSVPVELTICQNGKERKEHAEYRCVSGRTISTRYTMKPASAAQGAAVTKPSRVGIREHSQAQPKPGTSGERS; encoded by the coding sequence ATGGGAGACGCTCCTGCAAAGGTTGGGATGCCTGCCAAACAGCCCAGTGTGAACAAGATAATTGTGTACGACAAGGCCAATTTTGAGGGGCTTAGCAAAGAGTTCACCTGTGACATCCCTGACCTTCACGACCTGGATTTTGGCGATTGCATCTCCTCCCTGAAGGTGATTGGGCAGCCTTGGGTCGCCTACAAAGCCTCCAAGTTTGAGGGGGACGGCTTTGCTTTTGAGGAAGGGGATTACGAAGCGATCGATAAGAACAACAAAATCTCCTCCCTCCGACTGGTCCACTACGATCTCTCCGACCCCCAGATCACCCTCTATGAACTCCCCAACTATGAGGGCCAGAGCAAAGTGGTGAAGGAAGAGACCAACCTCACCTATGGCTACTTCAATGACCGGGTCTCTTCCCACGTGGTGCAGAGCGGCGTCTGGCTCCTGTATAAGCACCCGAACCGTGGCGGGTGGTGCCACATTGCCTGGCCCGGGGAGCGTGTCCACGACTACAAAACAGAGCTCGACTTTGACGACAGCTTGTCCCACTTGCGCCCCCTGCAGGCCGGCCGCCCCATCGTCACCACCAAGCTCCTGTGGGACCAGAAGAAAGTAGAGGACGAGAAGGACATTCTGATCGATGAGATCGTGGGAACCAATTGCACCGAGTACGAGCAAGCGTTCACCGCCAACACTTGCCGGGAGTACAACGCCACTGTCATCCAGAGCTTCCACTTCAGCAACACCACGTCCCTGAAGCTCGGCTTCTCCTTCCAGGTCACCGTGGGAGGTGCCAACGTCTTGGTGGTGGAGAAAGGGAAGCACGAGTCGACCACCACCAGCGAGAAGGTGGAGGTCATGCTGCCTGCCAAGATCCCTCCTTGCACCCAGCTCACGATTCAGGTGGTCAAGAAGGAGACCACCACCTCGGTGCCGGTGGAGCTGACCATCTGCCAGaatgggaaggaaaggaaagagcatGCGGAGTACCGGTGTGTGTCTGGACGCACCATCAGCACCAGATACACCATGAAGCCTGCCTCAGCAGCGCAGGGTGCTGCCGTCACCAAACCTTCTCGTGTGGGAATAAGGGAGCATTCCCAGGCTCAGCCTAAACCAGGAACATCTGGGGAGAGATCCTAA